The Rhinopithecus roxellana isolate Shanxi Qingling chromosome 14, ASM756505v1, whole genome shotgun sequence genome includes a window with the following:
- the CHRND gene encoding acetylcholine receptor subunit delta isoform X2 — MGGADAGPSQRVGMEGPVLTLGLLAALAVCGIWGLNEEERLIRHLFQEKGYNKELRPVAHKEESVDVTLALTLSNLISLGWTDNRLKWNAEEFGNISVLRLPPDMVWLPEIVLENNNDGSFQISYSCNVLVYDYGFVYWLPPAIFRSSCPISVTYFPFDWQNCSLKFSSLKYTAKEITLSLKQDAEENRTYPVEWIIIDPEGFTENGEWEIVHRPARVNVDPRAPLDSPSRQDVTFYLIIRRKPLFYIINILVPCVLISFMVNLVFYLPADSGEKTSVAISVLLAQSVFLLLISKRLPATSMAIPLIGKFLLFGMVLVTMVVVICVIVLNIHFRTPSTHVLSEGVKKLFLETLPELLHMSRPAEDGPSPGALVRRSSSLGYISKAEEYFLLKSRSDLMFEKQSERHGLARRLTTARRPPASSEQAQQELFNELKPAVDGANFIVNHMRDQNNYNEEKDSWNRVARTVDRLCLFVVTPVMVVGTAWIFLQGVYNQPPPQPFPGDPYSYDVQDKRFI, encoded by the exons ATGGGAGGTGCAGATGCAGGTCCCAGTCAGAGGGTTGGGATGGAGGGGCCAGTGCTGACACTGGGGCTGCTGGCCGCCCTGGCGGTGTGTG GCATCTGGGGGCTGAACGAGGAGGAGCGGCTGATCCGGCACCTGTTTCAAGAGAAGGGCTACAACAAGGAGCTCCGGCCCGTAGCACACAAAGAGGAGAGTGTGGACGTCACCCTGGCCCTCACGCTCTCCAACCTCATCTCCCTG GGCTGGACAGACAACCGGCTGAAGTGGAATGCTGAAGAATTTGGAAATATCAGTGTCCTGCGCCTCCCCCCAGACATGGTGTGGCTCCCAGAGATTGTGCTGGAGAACAA CAATGATGGCTCCTTCCAGATCTCCTACTCCTGCAACGTGCTTGTCTACGACTACGGCTTTGTGTACTGGCTGCCACCTGCCATCTTCCGCTCCTCCTGCCCCATCTCTGTCACCTATTTCCCCTTCGACTGGCAGAACTGCTCCCTCAAGTTCAG TTCCCTCAAGTACACGGCCAAAGAGATCACACTGAGCCTGAAGCAGGATGCTGAAGAGAACCGCACCTACCCCGTGGAGTGGATCATCATTGACCCTGAAGGCTTCACAG AGAACGGGGAGTGGGAGATAGTGCACCGGCCGGCCAGGGTCAATGTGGACCCCAGAGCCCCTCTGGACAGCCCCAGCCGCCAGGACGTCACCTTCTACCTCATCATCCGCCGCAAGCCCCTCTTCTACATCATCAACATTCTGGTGCCCTGCGTGCTCATCTCCTTCATGGTCAACCTGGTCTTCTACCTACCGGCCGACA GTGGTGAGAAGACATCAGTGGCCATTTCTGTGCTCCTGGCTCAGTCTGTCTTCCTGCTGCTCATCTCCAAGCGGCTGCCCGCCACATCCATGGCCATCCCCCTTATCGGCAA GTTCCTGCTCTTCGGCATGGTGCTGGTCACCATGGTTGTGGTGATCTGTGTCATCGTGCTCAACATCCACTTCCGAACACCCAGCACCCATGTGCTGTCTGAGGGGGTCAAGAAG CTCTTCCTGGAGACCCTGCCAGAGCTCCTGCACATGTCCCGCCCAGCAGAGGACGGACCCAGCCCTGGGGCCCTGGTGCGGAGGAGCAGCTCCCTGGGATACATCTCCAAGGCTGAGGAGTATTTCTTGCTCAAGTCCCGCAGTGACCTCATGTTTGAGAAGCAGTCAGAGCGGCATGGGCTGGCCAGGCGCCTCACCACTGCAC GCCGGCCCCCAGCAAGCTCTGAGCAGGCCCAGCAGGAACTCTTCAATGAGCTGAAGCCAGCTGTAGATGGGGCAAACTTCATTGTTAACCACATGAGGGACCAGAACAATTACAATGAG GAGAAAGACAGCTGGAACCGAGTGGCCCGCACAGTGGACCGCCTCTGCCTCTTTGTGGTGACGCCTGTTATGGTGGTGGGCACAGCCTGGATCTTCCTGCAGGGTGTTTACAACCAGCCACCGCCCCAGCCTTTTCCCGGGGACCCCTACTCCTACGACGTGCAGGACAAGCGCTTCATCTAG
- the CHRND gene encoding acetylcholine receptor subunit delta isoform X1 has protein sequence MGGADAGPSQRVGMEGPVLTLGLLAALAVCGIWGLNEEERLIRHLFQEKGYNKELRPVAHKEESVDVTLALTLSNLISLKEVEETLTTNVWIEHGWTDNRLKWNAEEFGNISVLRLPPDMVWLPEIVLENNNDGSFQISYSCNVLVYDYGFVYWLPPAIFRSSCPISVTYFPFDWQNCSLKFSSLKYTAKEITLSLKQDAEENRTYPVEWIIIDPEGFTENGEWEIVHRPARVNVDPRAPLDSPSRQDVTFYLIIRRKPLFYIINILVPCVLISFMVNLVFYLPADSGEKTSVAISVLLAQSVFLLLISKRLPATSMAIPLIGKFLLFGMVLVTMVVVICVIVLNIHFRTPSTHVLSEGVKKLFLETLPELLHMSRPAEDGPSPGALVRRSSSLGYISKAEEYFLLKSRSDLMFEKQSERHGLARRLTTARRPPASSEQAQQELFNELKPAVDGANFIVNHMRDQNNYNEEKDSWNRVARTVDRLCLFVVTPVMVVGTAWIFLQGVYNQPPPQPFPGDPYSYDVQDKRFI, from the exons ATGGGAGGTGCAGATGCAGGTCCCAGTCAGAGGGTTGGGATGGAGGGGCCAGTGCTGACACTGGGGCTGCTGGCCGCCCTGGCGGTGTGTG GCATCTGGGGGCTGAACGAGGAGGAGCGGCTGATCCGGCACCTGTTTCAAGAGAAGGGCTACAACAAGGAGCTCCGGCCCGTAGCACACAAAGAGGAGAGTGTGGACGTCACCCTGGCCCTCACGCTCTCCAACCTCATCTCCCTG AAAGAAGTTGAGGAGACCCTCACTACCAATGTGTGGATAGAGCAC GGCTGGACAGACAACCGGCTGAAGTGGAATGCTGAAGAATTTGGAAATATCAGTGTCCTGCGCCTCCCCCCAGACATGGTGTGGCTCCCAGAGATTGTGCTGGAGAACAA CAATGATGGCTCCTTCCAGATCTCCTACTCCTGCAACGTGCTTGTCTACGACTACGGCTTTGTGTACTGGCTGCCACCTGCCATCTTCCGCTCCTCCTGCCCCATCTCTGTCACCTATTTCCCCTTCGACTGGCAGAACTGCTCCCTCAAGTTCAG TTCCCTCAAGTACACGGCCAAAGAGATCACACTGAGCCTGAAGCAGGATGCTGAAGAGAACCGCACCTACCCCGTGGAGTGGATCATCATTGACCCTGAAGGCTTCACAG AGAACGGGGAGTGGGAGATAGTGCACCGGCCGGCCAGGGTCAATGTGGACCCCAGAGCCCCTCTGGACAGCCCCAGCCGCCAGGACGTCACCTTCTACCTCATCATCCGCCGCAAGCCCCTCTTCTACATCATCAACATTCTGGTGCCCTGCGTGCTCATCTCCTTCATGGTCAACCTGGTCTTCTACCTACCGGCCGACA GTGGTGAGAAGACATCAGTGGCCATTTCTGTGCTCCTGGCTCAGTCTGTCTTCCTGCTGCTCATCTCCAAGCGGCTGCCCGCCACATCCATGGCCATCCCCCTTATCGGCAA GTTCCTGCTCTTCGGCATGGTGCTGGTCACCATGGTTGTGGTGATCTGTGTCATCGTGCTCAACATCCACTTCCGAACACCCAGCACCCATGTGCTGTCTGAGGGGGTCAAGAAG CTCTTCCTGGAGACCCTGCCAGAGCTCCTGCACATGTCCCGCCCAGCAGAGGACGGACCCAGCCCTGGGGCCCTGGTGCGGAGGAGCAGCTCCCTGGGATACATCTCCAAGGCTGAGGAGTATTTCTTGCTCAAGTCCCGCAGTGACCTCATGTTTGAGAAGCAGTCAGAGCGGCATGGGCTGGCCAGGCGCCTCACCACTGCAC GCCGGCCCCCAGCAAGCTCTGAGCAGGCCCAGCAGGAACTCTTCAATGAGCTGAAGCCAGCTGTAGATGGGGCAAACTTCATTGTTAACCACATGAGGGACCAGAACAATTACAATGAG GAGAAAGACAGCTGGAACCGAGTGGCCCGCACAGTGGACCGCCTCTGCCTCTTTGTGGTGACGCCTGTTATGGTGGTGGGCACAGCCTGGATCTTCCTGCAGGGTGTTTACAACCAGCCACCGCCCCAGCCTTTTCCCGGGGACCCCTACTCCTACGACGTGCAGGACAAGCGCTTCATCTAG
- the CHRND gene encoding acetylcholine receptor subunit delta isoform X3: MLKNLEISVSCASPQTCNDGSFQISYSCNVLVYDYGFVYWLPPAIFRSSCPISVTYFPFDWQNCSLKFSSLKYTAKEITLSLKQDAEENRTYPVEWIIIDPEGFTENGEWEIVHRPARVNVDPRAPLDSPSRQDVTFYLIIRRKPLFYIINILVPCVLISFMVNLVFYLPADSGEKTSVAISVLLAQSVFLLLISKRLPATSMAIPLIGKFLLFGMVLVTMVVVICVIVLNIHFRTPSTHVLSEGVKKLFLETLPELLHMSRPAEDGPSPGALVRRSSSLGYISKAEEYFLLKSRSDLMFEKQSERHGLARRLTTARRPPASSEQAQQELFNELKPAVDGANFIVNHMRDQNNYNEEKDSWNRVARTVDRLCLFVVTPVMVVGTAWIFLQGVYNQPPPQPFPGDPYSYDVQDKRFI, translated from the exons ATGCTGAAGAATTTGGAAATATCAGTGTCCTGCGCCTCCCCCCAGACATG CAATGATGGCTCCTTCCAGATCTCCTACTCCTGCAACGTGCTTGTCTACGACTACGGCTTTGTGTACTGGCTGCCACCTGCCATCTTCCGCTCCTCCTGCCCCATCTCTGTCACCTATTTCCCCTTCGACTGGCAGAACTGCTCCCTCAAGTTCAG TTCCCTCAAGTACACGGCCAAAGAGATCACACTGAGCCTGAAGCAGGATGCTGAAGAGAACCGCACCTACCCCGTGGAGTGGATCATCATTGACCCTGAAGGCTTCACAG AGAACGGGGAGTGGGAGATAGTGCACCGGCCGGCCAGGGTCAATGTGGACCCCAGAGCCCCTCTGGACAGCCCCAGCCGCCAGGACGTCACCTTCTACCTCATCATCCGCCGCAAGCCCCTCTTCTACATCATCAACATTCTGGTGCCCTGCGTGCTCATCTCCTTCATGGTCAACCTGGTCTTCTACCTACCGGCCGACA GTGGTGAGAAGACATCAGTGGCCATTTCTGTGCTCCTGGCTCAGTCTGTCTTCCTGCTGCTCATCTCCAAGCGGCTGCCCGCCACATCCATGGCCATCCCCCTTATCGGCAA GTTCCTGCTCTTCGGCATGGTGCTGGTCACCATGGTTGTGGTGATCTGTGTCATCGTGCTCAACATCCACTTCCGAACACCCAGCACCCATGTGCTGTCTGAGGGGGTCAAGAAG CTCTTCCTGGAGACCCTGCCAGAGCTCCTGCACATGTCCCGCCCAGCAGAGGACGGACCCAGCCCTGGGGCCCTGGTGCGGAGGAGCAGCTCCCTGGGATACATCTCCAAGGCTGAGGAGTATTTCTTGCTCAAGTCCCGCAGTGACCTCATGTTTGAGAAGCAGTCAGAGCGGCATGGGCTGGCCAGGCGCCTCACCACTGCAC GCCGGCCCCCAGCAAGCTCTGAGCAGGCCCAGCAGGAACTCTTCAATGAGCTGAAGCCAGCTGTAGATGGGGCAAACTTCATTGTTAACCACATGAGGGACCAGAACAATTACAATGAG GAGAAAGACAGCTGGAACCGAGTGGCCCGCACAGTGGACCGCCTCTGCCTCTTTGTGGTGACGCCTGTTATGGTGGTGGGCACAGCCTGGATCTTCCTGCAGGGTGTTTACAACCAGCCACCGCCCCAGCCTTTTCCCGGGGACCCCTACTCCTACGACGTGCAGGACAAGCGCTTCATCTAG
- the CHRND gene encoding acetylcholine receptor subunit delta isoform X4: MLKNLEISVSCASPQTWCGSQRLCWRTTMMAPSRSPTPATCLSTTTALCTGCHLPSSAPPAPSLSPISPSTGRTAPSSSGGEKTSVAISVLLAQSVFLLLISKRLPATSMAIPLIGKFLLFGMVLVTMVVVICVIVLNIHFRTPSTHVLSEGVKKLFLETLPELLHMSRPAEDGPSPGALVRRSSSLGYISKAEEYFLLKSRSDLMFEKQSERHGLARRLTTARRPPASSEQAQQELFNELKPAVDGANFIVNHMRDQNNYNEEKDSWNRVARTVDRLCLFVVTPVMVVGTAWIFLQGVYNQPPPQPFPGDPYSYDVQDKRFI; the protein is encoded by the exons ATGCTGAAGAATTTGGAAATATCAGTGTCCTGCGCCTCCCCCCAGACATGGTGTGGCTCCCAGAGATTGTGCTGGAGAACAA CAATGATGGCTCCTTCCAGATCTCCTACTCCTGCAACGTGCTTGTCTACGACTACGGCTTTGTGTACTGGCTGCCACCTGCCATCTTCCGCTCCTCCTGCCCCATCTCTGTCACCTATTTCCCCTTCGACTGGCAGAACTGCTCCCTCAAGTTCAG GTGGTGAGAAGACATCAGTGGCCATTTCTGTGCTCCTGGCTCAGTCTGTCTTCCTGCTGCTCATCTCCAAGCGGCTGCCCGCCACATCCATGGCCATCCCCCTTATCGGCAA GTTCCTGCTCTTCGGCATGGTGCTGGTCACCATGGTTGTGGTGATCTGTGTCATCGTGCTCAACATCCACTTCCGAACACCCAGCACCCATGTGCTGTCTGAGGGGGTCAAGAAG CTCTTCCTGGAGACCCTGCCAGAGCTCCTGCACATGTCCCGCCCAGCAGAGGACGGACCCAGCCCTGGGGCCCTGGTGCGGAGGAGCAGCTCCCTGGGATACATCTCCAAGGCTGAGGAGTATTTCTTGCTCAAGTCCCGCAGTGACCTCATGTTTGAGAAGCAGTCAGAGCGGCATGGGCTGGCCAGGCGCCTCACCACTGCAC GCCGGCCCCCAGCAAGCTCTGAGCAGGCCCAGCAGGAACTCTTCAATGAGCTGAAGCCAGCTGTAGATGGGGCAAACTTCATTGTTAACCACATGAGGGACCAGAACAATTACAATGAG GAGAAAGACAGCTGGAACCGAGTGGCCCGCACAGTGGACCGCCTCTGCCTCTTTGTGGTGACGCCTGTTATGGTGGTGGGCACAGCCTGGATCTTCCTGCAGGGTGTTTACAACCAGCCACCGCCCCAGCCTTTTCCCGGGGACCCCTACTCCTACGACGTGCAGGACAAGCGCTTCATCTAG
- the PRSS56 gene encoding serine protease 56 isoform X2, whose amino-acid sequence MLLAVLLLLPLPSPWFAHGHPLYTRLPPSTLQVLSAQGTQALQAAQRSAQWAINRVAMEIQHRSHECRGSGRPRPQAPLQDPPEPGRCGERRPSTANVTRAHGRIVGGSAAPPGAWPWLVRLQLGGQPLCGGVLVAASWVLTAAHCFVGAPNELLWTVTLAEGPRGEQAEEVPVNRILPHPKFDPRTFHNDLALVQLWTPVSPGGPARPVCLPQKPQEPPAGTACAIAGWGALFEDGPEAEAVREARVPLLSADTCRRALGPGLRPSTMLCAGYLAGGVDSCQGDSGGPLTCSEPGPRPREVLFGVTSWGDGCGEPGKPGVYTRVAVFKDWLQEQMSSSSSREPSCRELLAWEPPQDLQADTARLCAFYARLCPGSEGACARLAHQQCLQRRRRCELRSLAHTLLGLLRNAQELLGPRPGLRRLAPALARPAPALQESPRHPARELRLHSGSRAAGTRFPKWRPEPRGEANGCPGLEPLRQKLAALQGAHAWILQVPSEHLAMNFHEVLADLGSKTLTGLFRAWVRAGLGGRHVAFSGLVGLEPATLARSLPRLLVQALQAFRVAALAEGEPEGHWMDVGQGPGLERKGHHPLNPQVPPARQP is encoded by the exons TTCTGTCGGCCCAGGGGACTCAGGCGTTGCAGGCAGCCCAGAGGAGTGCCCAGTGGGCAATAAACCGAGTGGCGATGGAGATCCAGCACAGATCGCACGAGTGCCGAG GATCTGGGCGCCCCAGGCCTCAAGCTCCTCTCCAGGACCCACCTGAGCCAG GGCGGTGCGGCGAGAGGCGCCCGAGCACTGCCAACGTGACGCGGGCCCACGGCCGCATCGTTGGGGGCAGCGCGGCGCCGCCCGGGGCCTGGCCCTGGCTGGTGAGGCTGCAGCTCGGCGGGCAGCCTCTGTGCGGCGGCGTCCTGGTAGCGGCGTCCTGGGTGCTCACGGCAGCGCACTGCTTTGTGGG CGCCCCGAATGAGCTTCTGTGGACTGTGACGCTGGCCGAGGGGCCCCGGGGAGAGCAAGCGGAGGAGGTGCCAGTGAACCGCATCCTGCCCCACCCCAAG TTTGACCCGCGGACCTTCCACAACGACCTGGCCCTGGTGCAGCTGTGGACGCCGGTGAGCCCAGGGGGGCCGGCGCGCCCCGTGTGCCTGCCCCAGAAGCCCCAGGAGCCCCCTGCCGGCACCGCCTGCGCCATCGCGGGCTGGGGGGCCCTCTTCGAAG ACgggcctgaggctgaggcagtgagaGAGGCCCGTGTTCCCCTGCTCAGCGCCGACACCTGCCGAAGGGCCCTGGGGCCCGGGCTGCGCCCCAGCACCATGCTCTGCGCCGGGTACCTGGCGGGGGGCGTTGACTCGTGCCAG GGTGACTCGGGAGGCCCCCTGACCTGTTCTGAGCCTGGCCCCCGCCCTAGAGAAGTCCTCTTCGGAGTCACCTCCTGGGGGGACGGCTGCGGGGAGCCAGGGAAGCCCGGAGTCTACACCCGCGTGGCCGTGTTCAAGGACTGGCTCCAGGAGCAGATGAGCT CCTCCTCCAGTCGCGAGCCCAGTTGCAGGGAGCTTCTGGCCTGGGAACCCCCCCAGGACCTGCAGGCAGACACCGCCCGGCTCTGCGCCTTCTATGCCCGCCTGTGCCCGGGATCCGAGGGCGCCTGTGCGCGCTTGGCGCACCAGCAGTGCCTGCAGCGCCGGCGGCGATGCG AGCTGCGCTCGCTGGCGCACACGCTGCTGGGCCTGCTGCGGAACGCCCAGGAGCTGCTCGGCCCGCGCCCGGGGCTGCGGCGCCTGGCCCCCGCCCTGGCTCGCCCCGCTCCAGCGCTCCAGGAGTCTCCCCGGCACCCTGCCCGCGAGCTGCGGCTGCACTCAG GATCGCGGGCTGCAGGCACTCGATTCCCGAAGTGGAGGCCGGAGCCGCGCGGAGAAGCCAACG GCTGCCCTGGGCTGGAGCCCCTACGACAGAAGTTGGCTGCCCTGCAGGGGGCCCATGCCTGGATCCTGCAGGTCCCCTCGGAGCACCTGGCCATGAACTTTCATGAG GTCCTGGCAGATCTGGGCTCCAAGACACTGACCGGGCTTTTCAGAGCCTGGGTGCGGGCAGGCTTGGGGGGTCGGCATGTGGCCTTCAGTGGCCTGGTGGGCCTGGAGCCGGCCACACTGGCTCGCAGCCTCCCCCGACTGCTGGTGCAGGCCCTGCAGGCCTTCCGCGTGGCTGCCCTGGCAGAAGGGGAGCCTGAGGGACACTGGATGGATGTAGGGCAGGGGCCTGGACTGGAGAGGAAGGGGCACCACCCACTCAACCCTCAGGTACCTCCCGCCAGGCAACCCTGA
- the PRSS56 gene encoding serine protease 56 isoform X1, translating into MLLAVLLLLPLPSPWFAHGHPLYTRLPPSTLQVLSAQGTQALQAAQRSAQWAINRVAMEIQHRSHECRGSGRPRPQAPLQDPPEPGRCGERRPSTANVTRAHGRIVGGSAAPPGAWPWLVRLQLGGQPLCGGVLVAASWVLTAAHCFVGAPNELLWTVTLAEGPRGEQAEEVPVNRILPHPKFDPRTFHNDLALVQLWTPVSPGGPARPVCLPQKPQEPPAGTACAIAGWGALFEDGPEAEAVREARVPLLSADTCRRALGPGLRPSTMLCAGYLAGGVDSCQGDSGGPLTCSEPGPRPREVLFGVTSWGDGCGEPGKPGVYTRVAVFKDWLQEQMSSASSSREPSCRELLAWEPPQDLQADTARLCAFYARLCPGSEGACARLAHQQCLQRRRRCELRSLAHTLLGLLRNAQELLGPRPGLRRLAPALARPAPALQESPRHPARELRLHSGSRAAGTRFPKWRPEPRGEANGCPGLEPLRQKLAALQGAHAWILQVPSEHLAMNFHEVLADLGSKTLTGLFRAWVRAGLGGRHVAFSGLVGLEPATLARSLPRLLVQALQAFRVAALAEGEPEGHWMDVGQGPGLERKGHHPLNPQVPPARQP; encoded by the exons TTCTGTCGGCCCAGGGGACTCAGGCGTTGCAGGCAGCCCAGAGGAGTGCCCAGTGGGCAATAAACCGAGTGGCGATGGAGATCCAGCACAGATCGCACGAGTGCCGAG GATCTGGGCGCCCCAGGCCTCAAGCTCCTCTCCAGGACCCACCTGAGCCAG GGCGGTGCGGCGAGAGGCGCCCGAGCACTGCCAACGTGACGCGGGCCCACGGCCGCATCGTTGGGGGCAGCGCGGCGCCGCCCGGGGCCTGGCCCTGGCTGGTGAGGCTGCAGCTCGGCGGGCAGCCTCTGTGCGGCGGCGTCCTGGTAGCGGCGTCCTGGGTGCTCACGGCAGCGCACTGCTTTGTGGG CGCCCCGAATGAGCTTCTGTGGACTGTGACGCTGGCCGAGGGGCCCCGGGGAGAGCAAGCGGAGGAGGTGCCAGTGAACCGCATCCTGCCCCACCCCAAG TTTGACCCGCGGACCTTCCACAACGACCTGGCCCTGGTGCAGCTGTGGACGCCGGTGAGCCCAGGGGGGCCGGCGCGCCCCGTGTGCCTGCCCCAGAAGCCCCAGGAGCCCCCTGCCGGCACCGCCTGCGCCATCGCGGGCTGGGGGGCCCTCTTCGAAG ACgggcctgaggctgaggcagtgagaGAGGCCCGTGTTCCCCTGCTCAGCGCCGACACCTGCCGAAGGGCCCTGGGGCCCGGGCTGCGCCCCAGCACCATGCTCTGCGCCGGGTACCTGGCGGGGGGCGTTGACTCGTGCCAG GGTGACTCGGGAGGCCCCCTGACCTGTTCTGAGCCTGGCCCCCGCCCTAGAGAAGTCCTCTTCGGAGTCACCTCCTGGGGGGACGGCTGCGGGGAGCCAGGGAAGCCCGGAGTCTACACCCGCGTGGCCGTGTTCAAGGACTGGCTCCAGGAGCAGATGAGCT CAGCCTCCTCCAGTCGCGAGCCCAGTTGCAGGGAGCTTCTGGCCTGGGAACCCCCCCAGGACCTGCAGGCAGACACCGCCCGGCTCTGCGCCTTCTATGCCCGCCTGTGCCCGGGATCCGAGGGCGCCTGTGCGCGCTTGGCGCACCAGCAGTGCCTGCAGCGCCGGCGGCGATGCG AGCTGCGCTCGCTGGCGCACACGCTGCTGGGCCTGCTGCGGAACGCCCAGGAGCTGCTCGGCCCGCGCCCGGGGCTGCGGCGCCTGGCCCCCGCCCTGGCTCGCCCCGCTCCAGCGCTCCAGGAGTCTCCCCGGCACCCTGCCCGCGAGCTGCGGCTGCACTCAG GATCGCGGGCTGCAGGCACTCGATTCCCGAAGTGGAGGCCGGAGCCGCGCGGAGAAGCCAACG GCTGCCCTGGGCTGGAGCCCCTACGACAGAAGTTGGCTGCCCTGCAGGGGGCCCATGCCTGGATCCTGCAGGTCCCCTCGGAGCACCTGGCCATGAACTTTCATGAG GTCCTGGCAGATCTGGGCTCCAAGACACTGACCGGGCTTTTCAGAGCCTGGGTGCGGGCAGGCTTGGGGGGTCGGCATGTGGCCTTCAGTGGCCTGGTGGGCCTGGAGCCGGCCACACTGGCTCGCAGCCTCCCCCGACTGCTGGTGCAGGCCCTGCAGGCCTTCCGCGTGGCTGCCCTGGCAGAAGGGGAGCCTGAGGGACACTGGATGGATGTAGGGCAGGGGCCTGGACTGGAGAGGAAGGGGCACCACCCACTCAACCCTCAGGTACCTCCCGCCAGGCAACCCTGA